A window of Juglans regia cultivar Chandler chromosome 7, Walnut 2.0, whole genome shotgun sequence contains these coding sequences:
- the LOC108982603 gene encoding uncharacterized protein LOC108982603 has translation MVEDSAIKVLADTQSAEEWLSHAQGLVPVALNKAREVKVFPGRWKMIISKLEQIPARLSDLSSHPCFSKNALCKEQLQAVSKTLKEAIQLAELCVEEKYEGKLRMQSDLDALSGKLDLNLRDCGLLIKTGVLGEATLPLSVGVSSAEPEAASHSNIRELLARLQIGHLEAKHRALDNLVEVMREEEKNVLAVLGRSNIAALVQLLTATSPRIREKTVSLICSLAESGSCESWLVSEGVLPPLIRLVESGSSVGKEKATISLQRLSMSLEIARAIVGHGGVRPLIEICSTGDSVSQAAAACTLKNISAVPEVRQILAEEGIVRVMINLLDCGMLLGSKEYAAECLQNLTSSNDNLRRSVISEGGVRSLLVYLDGPLPQESAVGALRNLVGSVSTEVLVSLGFLPRIVHVLKCGSLGAQQAGAMAICRICTTTEIKKLVGEAGCIPLLVKMLEAKSNGVREVAAQAISSLIILSQNCREVKRDDKSVPSLVQLLDPTPHNTAKKYAIFCLGSLFSSKKCKKLMISYGAIGYLKKLTEMDIPGAKKLLERLERGKLRSLFSRK, from the coding sequence ATGGTGGAAGATAGTGCAATTAAGGTTTTGGCTGACACCCAGTCAGCTGAAGAGTGGTTATCTCATGCTCAAGGGCTTGTTCCAGTGGCACTTAATAAGGCTAGGGAGGTAAAAGTTTTTCCTGGTAGGTGGAAGATGATAATATCAAAACTGGAGCAGATCCCAGCACGTTTATCAGACTTGTCAAGCCACCCTTGCTTCTCAAAGAATGCACTTTGCAAGGAGCAATTGCAGGCCGTATCGAAGACGTTGAAGGAAGCGATTCAATTGGCTGAGTTATGTGTTGAGGAGAAGTATGAAGGCAAGCTTAGGATGCAGAGTGACTTGGATGCTTTGTCAGGGAAATTGGACTTGAATTTGAGGGACTGTGGGCTTTTGATCAAGACTGGAGTTCTTGGAGAGGCTACTTTGCCTCTATCTGTAGGTGTTTCTTCAGCCGAACCAGAGGCTGCATCTCATAGCAATATAAGGGAATTACTCGCGCGGCTTCAGATCGGGCACTTGGAAGCAAAGCACAGGGCTCTTGACAACCTTGTTGAAGTAATGAGAGAGGAGGAAAAGAATGTTTTAGCTGTTTTGGGCCGGAGCAATATTGCTGCTTTAGTTCAATTGCTCACAGCAACATCTCCACGAATCCGGGAGAAGACAGTCTCTCTAATTTGCTCGCTGGCAGAATCTGGGAGTTGTGAGAGTTGGCTTGTCTCAGAAGGAGTTCTGCCTCCTCTGATTCGGCTTGTTGAGTCAGGTAGCTCTGTGGGCAAAGAGAAGGCTACAATTTCACTTCAAAGGTTGTCCATGTCTCTGGAAATAGCTCGTGCAATTGTTGGGCATGGTGGGGTTCGTCCACTGATTGAGATCTGTTCAACTGGTGATTCTGTTTCACAGGCTGCGGCTGCTTGTACTTTGAAGAATATATCAGCTGTCCCAGAGGTAAGACAAATTCTAGCTGAAGAAGGGATTGTAAGGGTTATGATCAATCTTCTTGATTGTGGCATGCTTTTGGGTTCCAAAGAATATGCAGCAGAGTGCTTGCAGAATCTCACCTCCAGCAACGATAATCTAAGGAGGTCTGTTATTTCAGAAGGTGGTGTTCGGAGCCTATTGGTTTATCTGGATGGTCCACTGCCCCAAGAATCTGCAGTTGGGGCATTAAGGAATTTGGTTGGCTCGGTTTCTACGGAAGTATTGGTTTCACTTGGTTTCCTGCCCCGGATAGTTCATGTGCTTAAATGTGGATCTCTGGGTGCACAACAAGCTGGTGCAATGGCAATCTGTCGGATTTGTACCACAACAGAAATTAAGAAATTGGTTGGTGAAGCTGGATGCATTCCTCTGCTTGTCAAGATGCTTGAGGCTAAATCAAATGGTGTTAGAGAGGTTGCTGCACAAGCAATTTCAAGCTTGATTATCCTTTCCCAGAACTGCAGGGAAGTTAAGAGGGATGACAAGAGTGTGCCGAGTTTGGTACAATTGCTTGACCCAACTCCACATAACACTGCAAAAAAGTATGCAATTTTCTGCCTTGGATCTCTTTTTTCAAGTAAGAAATGTAAGAAGCTGATGATCTCATATGGAGCAATTGGATATCTTAAAAAACTCACAGAAATGGACATCCCTGGTGCCAAGAAACTGCTGGAGCGGTTAGAAAGAGGAAAACTAAGGAGTTTGTTCAGCAGAAAATAG